The DNA region AAGGTAGCTGGAAGGGGTGAAGAAATGTCTGCACATTATGCATTTGGACCACAGGAGGATGATGCGATCATTAAGCACAGGCTTCTAACTAGGACGACAACTACCAGGGGTGAACCACCACTAaagaagcttcagaagaagttcATGTCCTTTGCCACTGAGATTGAGAAGGATACAGATAACATAAGCGACTGCGAGAGACTGTACAAGGCCTTCCTACAGGAAATTAACACCTTTGAACTACCTCTTCTGAAAAGCAAGGCTGTTGTTGATGCAAACATTAGGGAGAAGGAGAGCTTTAATGAGCTTCAGGTTGAGATTGAGCGACAGATCTTGCAAGCTCAGACTGATATTGAGGATCTTAAGAAGCAACTTGAGCAGAGCAAGATCGAGAGGCAGCACAAGGAGGAGTGTGAAGCAATCCGGAAGCTGATATATTTGCAGCCTCCACGGTCAGAAACTGAGAAACTCATTTCAGATCTTGAGAAGGAGATAGCTGATTTGGAGGCTGAGAATGTAGCGTGCGTAAGGACTTTGGAACTACGGAAGAAGCAATTTGCCCTTCTTCTACATGTGGTGAGTTTATGCTTAATGTCTTCTCTCTTTTAGGTTGTGTTTTCTCtctatatataatatatagcAGACTAGTAGTGGCACATAGAAATAGAACTCAATTAATATAGTATCTCATGTATGACAATTAATGAATTGTATGTGCTAATATGCACAGTATATTTTTTAGTGAAGTAGAAGTTCGATTATGATTATACATGGATTTCTGAGTTTTACATGAGTGATCACCTAATTCTGAGTTGAACATTTGATTATCTACTTGCCTTTCTCATTGGACTGGTGTACAGTTTTTTCCCTTTCAAATCATAATTCTCGTGCAGTTCTCCTGCTGGAAACCTCCTTACATACTCATGTGCCATAGTCTAGTTCAACTTTCTGCATAGTCGATTGATTTGGGAATATCTGTTCATGTGTTTGTATACCTTCTACAGGTTGAGGAATTGCAGATCTCGATTGAAGATGAGCAAAAGAGTATAGCAGATGAGCTGAGAGCTA from Panicum hallii strain FIL2 chromosome 9, PHallii_v3.1, whole genome shotgun sequence includes:
- the LOC112874416 gene encoding THO complex subunit 7B-like isoform X1, producing the protein MLAKGRKVAGRGEEMSAHYAFGPQEDDAIIKHRLLTRTTTTRGEPPLKKLQKKFMSFATEIEKDTDNISDCERLYKAFLQEINTFELPLLKSKAVVDANIREKESFNELQVEIERQILQAQTDIEDLKKQLEQSKIERQHKEECEAIRKLIYLQPPRSETEKLISDLEKEIADLEAENVACVRTLELRKKQFALLLHVVEELQISIEDEQKSIADELRAIAEEKMSIEESGSASDAMAVD
- the LOC112874416 gene encoding THO complex subunit 7B-like isoform X2, producing MSAHYAFGPQEDDAIIKHRLLTRTTTTRGEPPLKKLQKKFMSFATEIEKDTDNISDCERLYKAFLQEINTFELPLLKSKAVVDANIREKESFNELQVEIERQILQAQTDIEDLKKQLEQSKIERQHKEECEAIRKLIYLQPPRSETEKLISDLEKEIADLEAENVACVRTLELRKKQFALLLHVVEELQISIEDEQKSIADELRAIAEEKMSIEESGSASDAMAVD